CTGCTGGGCCTGGCCCAGCCTTAGGGGGCCTGTACTGGGCAGGACTCAGCATTGGATGAAGGCTAAAGACAGATGGTCCCTGGCCTTATAACCTTATTGTGTGTACTTTAATAAGCACTGGTTTCTCTCCTCTCTGGCTCAAGGACCTCTTGCTGGCTAGGCAAGAGGTTTGGGACTCATTAAttctttgtgaaccagagagaagagaaaaagaattaaaatcctttacacagacaaacacacacacacacaggtcagaCCCGTCCACCTGTCTCAATCAACTCCATAAGTATTTATGCATgcttacacacattcacatatacctacacacatacatatagacaacagatatatacatatatacatttggtggAAGAGGCTGAGCTCCAAatgccacacacatacatttggaaggaaggatggatggatgtggcAGCGTCTCCCAAGCCacactttatttttctctctgacCTTTTTATAGACAAAAGTTCTTAGAAACTTATCTCctaaataaaatgttacacagaggaggagttacagaaggatgctgatattaagttcaaagcacTGCTTCatctataagctcattataagttcaaagcaacagctTTACACGGCCTTGCTTTAATCACAGTGCACCTGTGGCCTCATCCGTGGACCTGCCCTAGAGTGAATGTTTTTCCTTCATCACAAATCTGTCTGAAGCCTATTTCTCTCCTTAGTGTAATTGTGAGAGCTCACTGCATTCCaaattatgcagcctttacttactgtTCTATGAGAAGGGGGCACATTCTAGTTTTGATTCTgattttattacatctttctggcaaaacaactaaaaccatttcTAACACTTTCTTTCTAAAagtatttgaatcaaatcaggaattctataaagtcaaTAATTCATCTAAACAACATTAATTCATAAAAATTCATCTtaatgttgatctgcaggaaatttgctCAATGGAGCGGGCTAATGCCCAGGAATCCTTAGGCTATATAATAGTGACAAGAAAGGCATATCAGcttcaagaagcaatcctgggatgaagtctcttgggaccttgcctctcagagctcacccatcTTAAGCCATGCAAAAACTGGTGGGTCACCTCCAGGAAAGTCACCGGCTACCCTTAGCCTTTCCTAGCTGGCTTCTGACAGGCCTCAGAGATAGAACTCAGTTGTCAAGTTTAAGAAAGGGCCTCTTCtggatgagccatctcactgacccaagGACAGACTTCTGAGGGCCAGAGCCATCTGAGCCTGTTATATTGTGCAGGTCCCTAATGTCAGCTTTGCCTGTGGGAGGCATCAGTACCAACCTCAGGGGCTTgatgtggggtggggtgagttCACAGGCATGGGGAGACAGGAGGAAACAATAAATCCCAACCTTACCCACAGGCAATGGTTTGCTGCGTCGTTAATGATATGATTTCTGTATGACTTTGGACCTCTCTGATTCTATGTAAATTGGGGGTGGCAGTTTACCAGTTGCTACAAAGATGCTTGGCAGAGGTGCAATAAATGGGTATGGTTGTCTTAATACTGTAGAAGATGAGTGAAGGATGTTGAAAACCCCTACTCTTATCAAGCTCCACCCCTCCTTCACAGCTTCCTTATTGGAGAGGACGGTCATGTCTATGAAGGCCGAGGCTGGAACATCAAGGGTGACCACACAGGGCCCATCTGGAATCCCATGTCTATTGGCATCACCTTCATGGGGAACTTCATGGGTAAGTACATCCTGGACTGGGGATGATGTGGGGAGTAAAGGGGCTACACGCTCTGCCGTCTATATGCTCATAATCTCTCGTAAGAGAGTTCAAGTcctgtacctcatttttatcTTTGGGTCATTTAGATTGTATGCTGGAAGTAGCtgagttggggagtggggggagccAAGCACAGAAGCATACAGGAATAATACCAGCACTCCTCAGGTAGAAACAAAAGGACTGTGAgtttaagactctgtctcaataaaataaaacatggtaGCACCTGTAGCTCAGTTGCTAGCTTgcctgcctggcatgcacaaggccctgggctcaaaTCACACAGTGCAAACCTTGATCTCAGGCCCTGGCAGCCGGGAACAGGATCCATTCCAGCTGATCCCTTTGGGCTACacaagagttccaggccagcctgggctagagagcctgtctcagatcAACCAGTCAATTCCTCAGGTGCCTAAGATGTGTCTCATAGGTGGCAGCTAATTGTGTGGACAGACCCAGCGCCCAGAGAGCAGAGGGCCAGGGCCAAGTGACAATCATAACAGGCAACACTTCCTAAGGTCCCCTGTGCTAGGCTCCCTTTTGTGGTTCATTGACAGTTAACTATTTATCTCCCACAGCCCTATGGGTAGATGCCTGATTTTCTCCTCACGGATGAGGAAGCTGACATAGAGGGCAGTTTACCCAACTCTCTCTGCCCTTCAAAAAAGCCCATCTAACTTTCTGTATCTTGTCCCTCCCCCTTGCAGACCGGGTACCCGCAAAGCGGGCCCTCCGTGCTGCCCTAAATCTTCTGGAATGTGGGGTGTCTCGGGGCTTCCTGAGATCCAACTATGAAGTCAAAGGACACCGGGATGTGCAAAGCACTCTCTCTCCAGGTGACCAACTCTATCAGGTCATCCAAAGCTGGGAACACTAccgagagtgagagaccttgagaCCTAGtgagaatcccccccccccagcccgaAATCCCTCCTGCCACCTGCTTCTTCCCATTGACCCCCAATAAAGACTCAGCACCAACCATGCTCCCTCCGGTGAATCTCGGTCACATGACCCTTCATTATCTCTGCACATATCTCGGGCCACTCCTCCTGCTCACACCACTCCATCCTCACTGGTGCAGGAAAACCCAACAGCCCAGTGCTGAACTAAGACCCCAGAGGGCCTGGCTCAGAATTCACATCACAGCTTAGAACCTAGACGTCTCGGGTAAGAGCCCAGAAATCAATACCAGGCAGGTCCCAATGTCACCCACAGCAGCTCAAAAGAACCAGACAGTGTGGGCCATGCTGCAGGACCCCACTCCCCTGCCATACAGCCAGGCACATCTAACTCTGCTGTGGCTCCTCTGGAGACACAGGGCTCACTgctgccctctggcctccaggtcACAGTTAGCACTGTCAACCCCATCCTCACTTCTGCCCACTCCAGGTCTACCCTTGAATCACACACTAGGGGGTCCCAAGAACAACcatatttatttacaaaatacaCACTCTCTTCTCCTAGAATGAATtactgggagaggtgggagtcAGGGCCTCACACACTGAGACTCCAGGAGCACCTGGCGATGAGCACGGGAGGGGCGCTGCCTCCACACCAGACCCACTGATGGTACAATGAGAAATCAGAATACCACCTCTCCAGGATCATGACCGCGTGTCCAGCCGGTTCATGTATTCCTGCAAAGCCTTCAGGCGGGCATCTATTTCAGCCATGTCAGCTCCCTGGAAGTCGGAGCTGTACTCTGTGAaaacagaggtgggggtggggaccatGAAGGGCTAGTGCAGCAAGGACAAATAAACTCCCCTTGTTATCACCAAAGGGTTCTGGGATGAGAGAAGGAGGGGATAGGAGGGACAAATATGGGACACCCTGGGCTCACCTTTAATAGGGACCCAGCCCCCAGAACTGGCCAAGTGTCTCTGGTGATCACTGCGTTCTTGAGTGGTAGACTTCTGGTGACAAGAGAGGCAGGAAAGGGGTCAGGCAACCCCCTTTCACTCCTATCCCCCAAGTCCCACGGGGACTTCTGAATCTGAGGATCTACAGGTTGCCACTATATCAAGAGCCTCCTTCTGACACAAGAGCCATCCAATGAACTGgaaaagcctgaggcagaggctaCCCAGGCTCCCTGAGTCATGACAGAAGGAGGAGCCAGGTTGGAGGGCCTGGCATCATTTGAGACaagaatatttttccttttttccttttgacaTAAGATCTCATGTACAACAggtgggcctcaaactcactctgtagctaagGCTGATTTTAAACTTCAAaaactcctgcctccacctcctgagtgctggtttgACAAGCCTAGCAGTGCCACTATACTCACTTTATATGGAATCCAGGGCCCTTAGCTAGAGGGATATTCTACTGACTGAGCCACAGTCCAAAACTTAAAACAACATACTGTGGCCACTAAGATTTTGCCTACGAGGCCCTGGGCCCCCAAACACCCTGCTTCAAGGGTCATTCTAGAGTCCCTTCTACAACCTGGTATCCCCAGGACAGAGAAtcatagaatataaatataaatataaatgatctTCTGTGGTTTAATACTACCCTCCCAGCCTGGGAATGAGCCTCACCGTCTTGGACCTGCTCCAGGGTGTCGGACTGGGTGGTTTCCCTCGGCCACGGCAGCGGCGACTAGAAAAAGACGCAACCAAGGACCACAGAGTATCTCTGGTACCTCCCTCCTGACCCACTTCGTGGTTTTAAGACCTCCAACCTCCATCACCTAATTTCCCTGAAAAAAAAGATTGCTTCCATTCTCCCCAGGCACCCTTTCCAAAGTGTCCTTCCCCCGAGTCCAAGCATTACCTTCTGGAAACTGAGTGGGAGAAATCCTCCAGCTCGCTGCAGGAGCTGACTGACGAGCAGCGGCTGCGGAAACTGTCCACTAGGGGGAGACGAAGGGCGTGAGGCCCAGGAGCCACATGGCCCGCCCACCGCCCACAGCCACAATGCCTCTCCGGGCTGGTTACCTGAGGAGCTGCGGTTCCGGGAGCGGTTAACTGCGTCCCCTCGGCCCGTCACAGCAGCAGCGGGCCGAGTCTGCTGAGACCATGAGACGGACGGACCGTCTCCGCTTCCTCCACTGCCCATTCGGttccgctgctgctgctgctgcctagAAAACCAAAGACTAGGAATGTGCACCAACTGCAGTGAGAATTGGAACCAGCCTCTGCCAGAATCGGTGGCCAGCCAGAGGTCACTTGGAGACCTTGATATGTGAGGGTGGGGAAAACAAGCAATGTACCTGAGGAGTTAGGAGAGCAAAatgaggttggggggggggcagggccaCAGGAGGGGGCTGAATCGGGGTGCGGTGATAACAGAGACAGCAGGACCAAGGGAGGAGATGGGAGCACAGGAAAGCAGAGTTAGGTGACAGAGAGGTTACGGAAAACGGAGGGGGTaggtggagaggggagagaagtagGAGCCCAGAGAAGAGACAAGGCTTATCTGCAGTTTGGTGAAGAAGTGTGGTAAGGACTGTGCACAGAACAGAGGTGGGAAATTGGCGCTGACTTACTTCATCctgatttctctctgcttcttctccttGGCTTTCACAAAGGCTGTGGGGTCAAAACGGGGCGCACGACTACCTAGACAGTGTAGGGAGGAGGGTGGCTTGCATTCTGGCTTGCATAGCCGCCGGCACCTGTCATACCTAGACCACTCCACCTCCCCCACATTAAGACGGGTCGGTCACAGACCTGTGGGTGAGGGCGAGGGGTGTGCTGGCCGGCCACGACCCCGGGCCCCACGGCTGCTCTCCCGTGATGAGGAGCGAGTGACCGCGCGACCACGGGACGTGGAGCGCTCCCGAGACGATGAGGCTCGGCCCTCCCTGACTGCAACCGGCGGCAAGGTGCGTCTCCTGGGAGCACGGAGTCCACTGTCAGCTTCCCATCCACTAGCTCACTCCAACTCTGGTGCCACCTTCTCTGTACCCTGAGACCCACATTCTATCTCCCGAAACATTGCCACCCAGCTCAGGTACCTTTCTATACCATACCTTCTCCAAGTCCTTTTCCAGAACCTTCTCCTTCCCTATGTCCTAATACCTAACAGACTTTTTCCCAAGGTCTTCCTTCTCTTACATCTCCCTTGGAAGCCCTCCCTATGCCAATCAAGGTCAGCAAGCTAGCTCCCTGATTCTTACCTCTGGGATCCACCCTACACCTCCGACCTACCTCCAGGCCCTACCAAATTCTCCACAGGCCCCGCCCACCTCCCAAAGCCAGCTTCTCACTCCACCCCTCCTTTTGCCCCACCCCATAGGCCACGCCCCTCACCCCCTTCTGTACATGGCCAGCTCGCTGTTCAGTGTCTTGAGCCTTGCACGCAGATTGCGCTCCGATGCCTTCACCTCCTCGAGCTGCGGAGGGAAACAGGGACCGCTGAGGTCCAGAGCAGGCCGACGACGTCCACTGCGGCGCCCCCTCCCCGCATCCGCCCCTCACCTCCTTAGCCAGTCGGCGACTATCCTGGCTGCGGCGGCCAGCAGCCCGACCCCCGAGGCCACGCTCCTgccgtaactccagctctaggccCCTCACCAGCCCACGCAACGACTCGGCCTCCTGGCGTGCTGCCCGCCCCGCCAGAGCCTCCTCTCGGGAGCGGCCCAGCTGTGCCTCCAGCTCCCGCTTCTCAGACGTCAAGCGGGTCACCCTGCGAGGTGGGAGAGGGGAACTGAATACTCTGTGAGCCCCTGCTCGCTGCTCCACAGTTGGCAACCCCCCAAAGCCCCCCCGAAGAAAGAGGAATGCAGTCCCCGGGGAGGGGTCTGTTCCTGTCACCTCCCTCCGAAGCAAGAAGGATGCTGAAACCACTTCACTTTCACCCTAGTGACATGGTGACCTGGGTAAAAGATGCCTGCAGCAAGCCTAGGCCAACTGACCTTGTTCCCACCTCCTAGCTTTTCCCAGCCAGATTTTCTATTTGTCAGCCAAAACCAACTGATTAGGTCCCTACCCTGCTCAAAGATCCTTAAGAAAGCACCACATACACAAGGCTCTCCTTCCCCGCTGCTTATAAATAGCAAGAAGCAAAGGTAACCAAGTGTCCAGGGACAGAACTAGTTGAATTTCCCTGCGCATCCACAGTGAAGTGCCTTCGTGACAAGAAAGGAGTGCTGATTTTCACTATTTTACCCAGTGTAGAATGTATGCACCAAGTCCTCTTTGTAAAAAGAAATGGGAGGGACTAAAAATTATCTGAGTTTGTTCGTATTttgaaaaacataaatgaaaaacgTTCAAATAGAGAAGGAGCCGCCTATGCGGAGAGGGGAAGAACAGACAGAGAAACTGGACCTCTCTGGATGCACCCCTAGCTCCAGCTTTGACTCTGGAACTATGAAAATACTTTGTGTTGGCTCTGGTTATAttgaccaggctgatcttgaatttctgagttcaagcaatgctcctgcctcaggaaccagggctggagggaggggacAATCAACAGGCTCCAAGAAACAAATGtacttaaaagaaagaataacactGCAGAATTCTGATGTGACTAGAACACAGGGTTTTAACAAGTGGGATACAGAGATTCAGGGCAAAAGAGGCTGCAAAGAAATCTAACCTTTATTCCAAAGTCTCACTAGTGATTGCATTGGTATTgttcagaataaagaaaataattgttgggctggagagatggctcagaggttaagagcactgactgctcttccagaggtcctgagttcaattcccattacccccatggtggctcacaaccatctgaatgggatttgatgccctcttctggagtgtctgaagacagctacagtgtacttacatataataaataaataaatctttaaaaaaaaaaaaaggaaggaagaaaggaaggaattgttactgaggctggagagatggctcaacaactaacagccttggctgttcttccagaggacccgggttcaattcccagcaccctccttttttttcttttttcttttcagtttttcgagacagggtttctctgtgtatccctggctgtcttggagctcactttgtagaccaggctggcctcgaactcaaaaatccacctgcctctgcctcccaagtgctaggattaaaggcgtgcgccaccactgcctggcaattcccagcaccctcaatggcagctcacatctgtattgtaactccagttccagaggatctgacaccttcacacagataggcatgcaggcaaagcaccaatgcacataagataaaaataatcattaaaaaattGTTACTCTTTGGAAactatgatttttctgcatcagAGAAACCTGGGTGCAAAATCAAGGAAAAAGTAAGAATAGACAGTATATTCTTTTTCTAAAACTATACTTGTCTTCTGGCTCTTtccagtaaggaaaaaaaaaatctaaatgcaACAACAGATcatgtccaaaacaaaacaaaacaaaaaagctgggcagtagtggcacatacctttaatcccagcacttgagatgcagaggcaggcggatttctgagttcttaggccagcctggtctacagagtgagttccaggacagccagagctatacagagaaaccctgtctcaaaaaaataaataaataaaaataaaacaagataaaataaaatcatgctaacattacctcctgataaaataaataaataattttggaaAACTAGTGATAGACCACCCACCTAGTAACCCGGAATGAGacactgggggcgtggctcagtggtagagcccctgcctagaatcctccacaGAGGATTCTagatcagtggtagagcactcacTGAGTATGCACAATATCTGGGTCCTATGTCtgaaacttaaaaaattaaaaactcctGGGGTCCTTCCAAAAGGATATAGAACCCAACATGAACAGATCTACCTGGCCAAAGACAACACCAACATGAAATCAAAATCCACTGTAATGAATGTATCAGGTCACATCTATGAGGTGAATACTGTTCCCCGCCCCTTCCAAAGTGCCCAAAGATATCCATGGCCTTCTCCTAAGCCTGTGAGCATTCCACTGTTTGGCAAAAAGTGACTTTTTTAGATCTGCTATGAACGGTGAGATGAAAGGCCTCTCCTGAATTATCAGGGCAGATCACAACCTGAGATTAGAaacagaagaagggaggggaatgtGACCTCAGAGGCTCAGACCAGATTGCCAGGACAGAAGCCAAAGCACAGCTGCAGCTGCCAGGTGTTGGAGAGGCAAGAAAGGGATTCTCCCAAGGGCCCATGGGAGGACGGCCCCACTGACCCCTGCGCTGCAGCCAGTGAGCACCATTTCAGACACCAGCCTCCAGAGGGAGCCAGAATACACTTGTAGTGATTtttcatttggttttatttttattgcatttctttatttgtgtgtatgcacgaGACACAACTGCGTGTCATAGCATTCATGTGGAACAGAAGGCAATGAGTGGGGACTTGATTCTCCCCTTCGACCACGTGGGTCCCAGAGACTGAATTCAAAGCAgcaggcttagtggcaagcacctttactgggTGAGCTATCTCGCTGACCCCATCCAATGTGTcgtttttgctgttgctgttgttttattttggttttcgagatagggtttcctctgtgtagccctggctgtcctggaactctctctgtagaccagaactcacagagaaccatcGCCTGCATCCACAGGATtagaattttatgtgtgtgtcacTGTACCCAGCAGACCACTCCAGTGTTTTGAGCTACCTGTCTATGGAGAATGGGAGCCACCTCTATATTCTGTCAGAGATGAGCAAAAATGAAAGACTCAGCACTGATCACTCCTGGGGAAACACACCTCAGGGGCATGCTGCTTTACTCCAGCCAACAAGAGCTCAAAGAATCATGGACTTAGATCATCCCCTAATAGACGTCAGTCTAGCCAACAGGCTCAAGAACTGACAaaatgtggtggcacacgcctttgttcacaacacttaggaggcagagacaggtgagtctctgagttcaagtccagcctggcttacagagtgagttctagaccagcgagggctacacagagaaaccctgtctcatacaaGGATGGAAGGAGGGGAACAAGACAAGAGCAAAACACAGTggacacctataatctcagtacttgggaggcagagtcagggatAGCCTTGCCTaactagcaaacacataaaatagttttgttttgttttgttttgttttgtttttaaagtaggtaatgtatacatgtatacatatacacacacacacacatacacacacacacacacacacacacacacatacagtgagcACACACTGAGCAAGGCACATCAGTAATCCCCACTCTCCGCATGCCCTTCCTTCCACCAGCCTCTGTAGAGCGGGTACTTGTCAGCGTGGCCCTTCTGCCTTCTGCCAGGACTTCCTCCTGAGTAGCTCCTTGTGGGGAGGTGGTAACACAGGTGGTAAcacagagcagagggaggagggccaACAGATCAGGGTAAGCCTGGTCTGTGTAGCAAGCCTTGGGCTCCAAGAGAAAGAGGGACCGGCAGAGTCAGGACAGGACAGGGGGAGACACCAGCAGCTCAGAGATTT
This Mus musculus strain C57BL/6J chromosome 7, GRCm38.p6 C57BL/6J DNA region includes the following protein-coding sequences:
- the Pglyrp1 gene encoding peptidoglycan recognition protein 1 precursor, translated to MLFACALLALLGLATSCSFIVPRSEWRALPSECSSRLGHPVRYVVISHTAGSFCNSPDSCEQQARNVQHYHKNELGWCDVAYNFLIGEDGHVYEGRGWNIKGDHTGPIWNPMSIGITFMGNFMDRVPAKRALRAALNLLECGVSRGFLRSNYEVKGHRDVQSTLSPGDQLYQVIQSWEHYRE
- the Ccdc61 gene encoding coiled-coil domain-containing protein 61 isoform X1, giving the protein MDQPAGLQVDYIFRGVEHAVRVVVSGQVLELEVEDRMTADQWRGEFDANFIEDLTHKTGNFKQFSIFCNMLESALTQSSESVTLDLLTYTDLESLRSRKLGGRPGALAPRSAQLNSKRYLILIYSVEFDRIHYPLPLPYQGKPDPVVLQGIIRSLKEELGHLRGLNGGQDARETEIWHLREQVTRLTSEKRELEAQLGRSREEALAGRAARQEAESLRGLVRGLELELRQERGLGGRAAGRRSQDSRRLAKELEEVKASERNLRARLKTLNSELAMRRTLPPVAVREGRASSSRERSTSRGRAVTRSSSRESSRGARGRGRPAHPSPSPTGSRAPRFDPTAFVKAKEKKQREIRMKQQQQQRNRMGSGGSGDGPSVSWSQQTRPAAAVTGRGDAVNRSRNRSSSVDSFRSRCSSVSSCSELEDFSHSVSRSRRCRGRGKPPSPTPWSRSKTKSTTQERSDHQRHLASSGGWVPIKEYSSDFQGADMAEIDARLKALQEYMNRLDTRS
- the Ccdc61 gene encoding coiled-coil domain-containing protein 61 isoform X2, whose translation is MDQPAGLQVDYIFRGVEHAVRVVVSGQVLELEVEDRMTADQWRGEFDANFIEDLTHKTGNFKQFSIFCNMLESALTQSSESVTLDLLTYTDLESLRSRKLGGRPGALAPRSAQLNSKRYLILIYSVEFDRIHYPLPLPYQGKPDPVVLQGIIRSLKEELGHLRGLNGGQDARETEIWHLREQVTRLTSEKRELEAQLGRSREEALAGRAARQEAESLRGLVRGLELELRQERGLGGRAAGRRSQDSRRLAKELEEVKASERNLRARLKTLNSELAMYRRGRRTLPPVAVREGRASSSRERSTSRGRAVTRSSSRESSRGARGRGRPAHPSPSPTGSRAPRFDPTAFVKAKEKKQREIRMKQQQQQRNRMGSGGSGDGPSVSWSQQTRPAAAVTGRGDAVNRSRNRSSSVDSFRSRCSSVSSCSELEDFSHSVSRSRRCRGRGKPPSPTPWSRSKTKSTTQERSDHQRHLASSGGWVPIKEYSSDFQGADMAEIDARLKALQEYMNRLDTRS